From the Streptomyces sp. KMM 9044 genome, one window contains:
- a CDS encoding LCP family protein has protein sequence MSAESTHRSDGLRAGGRSRRGRGMKVVAWTAALVAVLGGAGLGYVYATLDGNLRSVDIDRILGADRPEKADDGSENILVLGSDTRSGGNGKLGGGTDDGTARSDTAMIVHVHEGRDEASVVSVPRDTLVDRPECTGAEGGRHPAADGVMFNSAYATGGAACAVKTVESMTGLRMDHYLEIDFSGFRELVDELGGVEITTTEDIDDPDSHLHLAAGTHRLDGAQALGLVRTRHGVGDGSDLGRIQLQQAFVRALAQQVDGVGLLTDPGKLHGIADTATRALTTDTGLGSVNSLMSFAGGLRDIDPAGLHMVTMPVRYDPADPNRLVPEPRKARLVWDALRNDEPIPGAATDDTTTGGAGGIAGAP, from the coding sequence ATGTCTGCCGAGAGCACGCACCGGAGCGACGGCCTGCGGGCCGGGGGCCGCAGCCGCAGGGGGCGGGGCATGAAGGTCGTGGCGTGGACCGCGGCCCTCGTCGCCGTCCTCGGCGGCGCCGGCCTCGGATACGTGTACGCCACCCTCGACGGCAACCTCAGGAGCGTCGACATCGACCGGATACTCGGAGCCGACCGGCCCGAGAAGGCCGACGACGGCTCCGAGAACATCCTCGTCCTCGGCTCCGACACCCGCTCCGGCGGCAACGGGAAGCTCGGCGGCGGCACCGACGACGGCACGGCCCGCTCCGACACCGCGATGATCGTGCACGTCCACGAGGGACGGGACGAGGCCTCCGTGGTGTCCGTCCCGCGGGACACCCTCGTCGACCGTCCCGAGTGCACCGGCGCCGAGGGCGGCAGGCACCCCGCCGCGGACGGCGTGATGTTCAACTCCGCGTACGCCACGGGCGGGGCCGCCTGCGCCGTCAAGACCGTCGAGTCGATGACCGGCCTGCGCATGGACCACTACCTGGAGATCGACTTCAGCGGCTTCCGGGAACTGGTCGACGAGCTGGGCGGCGTCGAGATCACCACCACCGAGGACATCGACGACCCCGACAGCCACCTGCACCTCGCCGCCGGCACCCACCGGCTCGACGGCGCGCAGGCCCTCGGCCTGGTCCGCACCCGGCACGGCGTGGGCGACGGCTCCGACCTCGGCCGCATCCAGCTCCAGCAGGCCTTCGTCAGGGCCCTGGCCCAGCAGGTGGACGGCGTCGGCCTCCTCACCGACCCCGGGAAGCTCCACGGCATCGCCGACACCGCCACCCGGGCCCTCACCACCGACACCGGTCTGGGCTCGGTGAACTCCCTGATGTCCTTCGCCGGCGGCCTGCGCGACATCGACCCGGCCGGCCTGCACATGGTGACCATGCCGGTGCGCTACGACCCCGCCGACCCCAACCGCCTCGTGCCCGAGCCGCGGAAGGCGCGGCTGGTCTGGGACGCCCTGAGGAACGACGAGCCGATCCCGGGGGCGGCCACGGACGACACGACCACCGGCGGGGCCGGGGGCATCGCAGGTGCCCCGTGA
- the rho gene encoding transcription termination factor Rho: MSDTTDLMGARVEETAAAPATDASAPASGAGSRRRRGTGLEGMVLAELQQVASGLGIRGTARMRKSQLIEVIKEAQASGGSVAPKSEAPAEAAETKPKRRATSRTRTGDTAQKKSAAEAPAEQAAAQQQIDIPGQPSPKASAPAEQAPAAEVPVERRRRATAEAGAPSAAAEKAPAEARSDAKAEGQAQSQQSSSQGDGKSDGDGDGRRRDRRERGRDRGDRAERGDRAERGDRGDRAERGDRRGKGDDQQQNQGGQGRQQNQQQGGRQDDGYDDDGGGRRGRRGRYRDRRGRRGRDEMTSEPQVTEDDVLIPVAGILDILDNYAFIRTSGYLPGPNDVYVSLAQVRKNGLRKGDHLTGAVRQPKEGERREKFNALVRLDSVNGMAPEHGRGRPEFNKLTPLYPQDRLRLETDPGVLTTRIIDLVSPIGKGQRGLIVAPPKTGKTMIMQAVANAITHNNPECHLMVVLVDERPEEVTDMQRSVKGEVISSTFDRPAEDHTTVAELAIERAKRLVELGHDVVVLLDSITRLGRAYNLAAPASGRILSGGVDSTALYPPKRFFGAARNIEDGGSLTILATALVDTGSRMDEVIFEEFKGTGNMELKLDRKLADKRIFPAVDVDASGTRKEEILLGSDELAVTWKLRRVLHALDSQQAIELLLDKMKQTKSNGEFLLQIQKTTPTPGNGD, from the coding sequence GTGAGCGACACCACCGATCTGATGGGCGCACGTGTCGAGGAGACCGCTGCCGCGCCCGCCACGGACGCCTCCGCGCCTGCCAGCGGTGCCGGCTCCCGGCGGCGCCGGGGTACCGGCCTCGAAGGCATGGTGCTGGCCGAGCTTCAGCAGGTCGCATCCGGCCTCGGCATCAGGGGCACCGCGCGCATGCGCAAGAGCCAGTTGATCGAGGTCATCAAGGAAGCGCAGGCGTCGGGCGGCTCCGTCGCGCCGAAGAGCGAGGCTCCGGCCGAGGCGGCGGAGACCAAGCCCAAGCGCCGCGCCACCTCCAGGACCCGTACGGGCGACACCGCCCAGAAGAAGTCCGCTGCCGAGGCTCCCGCCGAACAGGCCGCCGCCCAGCAGCAGATCGACATTCCCGGCCAGCCCTCCCCGAAGGCCTCCGCCCCGGCCGAGCAGGCCCCCGCCGCCGAGGTCCCCGTCGAGCGCCGCCGCCGGGCCACCGCGGAAGCGGGTGCTCCGTCCGCCGCGGCCGAGAAGGCTCCCGCCGAGGCGAGGAGCGACGCGAAGGCCGAGGGCCAGGCGCAGTCGCAGCAGTCCTCGTCGCAGGGCGACGGCAAGTCCGACGGCGACGGCGACGGCCGCCGCCGTGACCGCCGCGAGCGCGGCCGTGACCGGGGCGACCGTGCCGAGCGCGGCGACCGTGCCGAGCGCGGCGACCGGGGCGACCGTGCTGAGCGCGGCGACCGTCGGGGCAAGGGCGACGACCAGCAGCAGAACCAGGGCGGCCAGGGCCGTCAGCAGAACCAGCAGCAGGGCGGCCGTCAGGACGACGGTTACGACGACGACGGAGGCGGCCGTCGCGGCCGTCGAGGCCGCTACCGAGACCGCCGTGGCCGCCGTGGCCGCGACGAGATGACCTCCGAGCCGCAGGTCACCGAGGACGACGTCCTGATCCCGGTCGCGGGCATCCTCGACATCCTCGACAACTACGCGTTCATCCGGACCTCCGGCTACCTGCCCGGCCCGAACGACGTGTACGTCTCCCTCGCCCAGGTCCGCAAGAACGGCCTGCGCAAGGGCGACCACCTCACCGGCGCGGTGCGTCAGCCGAAGGAGGGCGAGCGGCGCGAGAAGTTCAACGCGCTGGTCCGCCTCGACTCCGTCAACGGCATGGCGCCCGAACACGGCCGAGGCCGCCCGGAGTTCAACAAGCTCACTCCGCTCTACCCGCAGGACCGCCTCCGCCTGGAGACCGATCCCGGCGTCCTCACCACGCGGATCATCGACCTCGTGTCGCCGATCGGCAAGGGCCAGCGCGGTCTGATCGTGGCCCCGCCGAAGACCGGCAAGACCATGATCATGCAGGCGGTCGCCAACGCGATCACGCACAACAATCCCGAGTGCCACCTGATGGTCGTCCTCGTCGACGAGCGTCCGGAAGAGGTCACCGACATGCAGCGGTCGGTGAAGGGCGAGGTCATCTCCTCGACCTTCGACCGCCCGGCCGAGGACCACACCACGGTCGCCGAGCTCGCCATCGAGCGTGCCAAGCGTCTGGTGGAGCTGGGTCACGACGTCGTCGTGCTGCTCGACTCGATCACGCGTCTGGGCCGTGCCTACAACCTGGCCGCCCCGGCCTCCGGCCGCATCCTCTCCGGTGGTGTCGACTCGACGGCGCTGTACCCGCCGAAGCGCTTCTTCGGCGCGGCCCGCAACATCGAGGACGGCGGCTCGCTGACCATCCTCGCCACCGCGCTGGTGGACACCGGGTCCCGCATGGACGAGGTGATCTTCGAGGAGTTCAAGGGCACCGGCAACATGGAGCTCAAGCTCGACCGCAAGCTCGCCGACAAGCGCATCTTCCCCGCGGTGGACGTCGACGCGTCCGGCACCCGCAAGGAGGAGATCCTGCTCGGCAGCGACGAGCTGGCCGTCACCTGGAAGCTCCGCCGGGTGCTGCACGCGCTCGACTCGCAGCAGGCGATCGAGCTGCTTCTCGACAAGATGAAGCAGACGAAGTCGAACGGCGAGTTCCTGCTGCAGATCCAGAAGACGACGCCGACGCCCGGCAACGGCGACTGA
- the thrB gene encoding homoserine kinase — protein MAGPAFRAAAVRVRVPATSANLGPGFDALGLALGLYDDVVVRVADAGLHIDIAGEGGETLPRDENHLLVRSLRTAFDLLGGQPRGLEIVCANRIPHGRGLGSSSAAICAGIVAARAVTIGAEARLDDTALLELATEIEGHPDNVAACLLGGFTLSWMESGAARAIRMEPAESVVPVVFVPGKPVLTETARGLLPRTVPHVDAAANAGRAALLVEALTRRPELLLPATEDRLHQEYRAPAMPESAALVERLRADGVPAVISGAGPTVMALADAETADKVEALAGNDWAANRLGLDPQGASVLPLAT, from the coding sequence ATGGCCGGTCCCGCGTTCCGCGCAGCCGCCGTCCGGGTGCGCGTCCCCGCCACCAGCGCCAATCTCGGTCCGGGCTTCGACGCCCTCGGTCTCGCGCTGGGCCTCTACGACGACGTGGTCGTCCGGGTGGCCGACGCCGGGCTGCACATCGACATCGCCGGTGAGGGCGGTGAAACCCTCCCCCGCGACGAGAACCACCTGCTCGTACGTTCCCTGCGTACCGCCTTCGACCTGCTCGGCGGACAGCCGCGCGGCCTGGAGATCGTCTGCGCCAACCGCATTCCGCACGGCCGGGGCCTCGGCTCCTCCTCCGCCGCCATCTGCGCCGGAATCGTCGCCGCCCGCGCCGTGACCATAGGCGCCGAGGCCAGGCTCGACGACACCGCGCTGCTCGAGCTCGCCACCGAGATCGAGGGCCACCCCGACAACGTCGCGGCCTGTCTGCTGGGCGGCTTCACCCTCTCCTGGATGGAGAGCGGCGCGGCCCGCGCCATCAGGATGGAGCCCGCCGAGTCCGTCGTGCCGGTGGTGTTCGTACCCGGCAAACCCGTCCTCACCGAGACCGCGCGCGGTCTGCTGCCGCGCACCGTGCCGCATGTCGACGCCGCCGCCAACGCGGGCCGTGCCGCCCTGCTCGTCGAGGCTCTGACCAGGCGCCCCGAACTGCTGCTGCCCGCCACCGAGGACCGTCTGCACCAGGAGTACCGCGCCCCCGCCATGCCCGAGAGCGCGGCGTTGGTCGAGCGGCTGCGCGCGGACGGCGTCCCCGCGGTGATCTCCGGCGCGGGCCCCACCGTCATGGCGCTGGCCGACGCGGAAACCGCCGACAAGGTCGAAGCGCTGGCCGGCAACGACTGGGCCGCCAACCGGCTCGGCCTGGATCCGCAGGGAGCGAGCGTGCTTCCGCTCGCCACCTGA
- the thrC gene encoding threonine synthase, protein MTHQWRGIIEEYRDRLPVADTTPVVTLREGGTPLVPAQVLSERTGCEVHLKVEGANPTGSFKDRGMTMAISKAKEEGAQAVICASTGNTSASAAAYAVRARMVSAVLVPQGKIALGKMGQALVHGAKILQVDGNFDDCLTLARALSDNYPVALVNSVNPVRIEGQKTAAFEIVDMLGDAPDIHVLPVGNAGNITAYWKGYREYADDGVSTLKPRMWGFQASGSAPIVRGEVVKDPATIATAIRIGNPASWQYALAARDESGGFIDEVTDREILRTYRLLASQEGVFVEPASAASVAGLLKAAEQGKVDPGQRIVCTVTGNGLKDPDWAVAGAPQPVTVPVDAATAAERLGLV, encoded by the coding sequence ATGACCCACCAGTGGCGCGGAATCATCGAGGAGTACCGGGACCGGCTGCCGGTCGCCGACACCACGCCGGTCGTGACGCTCCGTGAGGGCGGCACGCCGCTCGTACCCGCACAGGTGCTCTCCGAGCGCACGGGCTGCGAGGTCCACCTCAAGGTCGAGGGCGCGAACCCGACCGGGTCCTTCAAGGACCGGGGCATGACCATGGCCATCTCCAAGGCCAAGGAGGAGGGCGCGCAGGCCGTCATCTGCGCCTCCACCGGCAACACCTCGGCCTCCGCCGCCGCCTACGCGGTGCGTGCCCGGATGGTCTCCGCCGTGCTCGTGCCCCAGGGCAAGATCGCGCTCGGCAAGATGGGCCAGGCCCTGGTGCACGGCGCGAAGATCCTCCAGGTCGACGGCAACTTCGACGACTGCCTTACCCTGGCCCGCGCGCTCAGCGACAACTACCCCGTGGCGCTGGTCAATTCGGTCAACCCGGTGCGTATCGAGGGTCAGAAGACGGCCGCCTTCGAGATCGTGGACATGCTGGGCGACGCCCCCGACATCCACGTCCTGCCGGTGGGCAACGCGGGCAACATCACCGCCTACTGGAAGGGCTACCGCGAGTACGCCGATGACGGCGTCTCCACCCTCAAGCCCCGGATGTGGGGATTCCAGGCCTCCGGCAGCGCCCCGATCGTGCGCGGCGAGGTCGTCAAGGACCCGGCGACGATCGCCACCGCCATCCGGATCGGCAACCCCGCCTCGTGGCAGTACGCGCTGGCCGCGCGGGACGAGTCCGGCGGCTTCATCGACGAGGTGACGGACCGTGAGATCCTGCGCACCTACCGGCTGTTGGCCTCACAGGAGGGTGTCTTCGTCGAGCCCGCGTCCGCCGCGTCGGTCGCCGGCCTGCTGAAGGCCGCCGAGCAGGGCAAGGTCGACCCGGGCCAGCGCATCGTGTGCACCGTCACGGGCAACGGCCTGAAGGACCCGGACTGGGCCGTCGCCGGGGCGCCGCAGCCGGTCACCGTCCCGGTCGACGCCGCGACGGCCGCCGAGCGGCTCGGACTGGTCTGA
- a CDS encoding homoserine dehydrogenase, with the protein MMRTRPLKVALLGCGVVGSEVARIMTTQAADLAARIGAPVELAGVAVRRPDRVREGIAPELVTTDATALVKRGDLDVVVEVIGGIEPARTLITTAFKHGASVVSANKALLAQDGAALHAVAEEHGKDLYYEAAVAGAIPLIRPLRESLAGDKVNRVLGIVNGTTNFILDAMDTTGAGYQEALDEATALGYAEADPTADVEAFDAAAKAAILAGIAFHTRVRLDDVHREGMTEVTAADFASAREMGCTIKLLAICERAADGGSVTARVHPAMIPLTHPLASVRGAYNAVFVESDASGQLMFYGPGAGGAPTASAVLGDLVAVCRNRLGGTTGPGESAYAALPVSPMGEAVTRYHISLDVADKPGVLAQVATVFAEHGVSIDTVRQQGKDGEASLVVVTHRASDAALGGTVDVLRKLDTVRGVASIMRVEGE; encoded by the coding sequence ATGATGCGTACGCGTCCGCTGAAGGTGGCGCTGCTGGGCTGTGGAGTGGTCGGCTCAGAGGTGGCGCGCATCATGACGACGCAGGCCGCCGACCTCGCCGCCCGCATCGGGGCCCCGGTGGAGCTCGCCGGGGTCGCCGTGCGGCGCCCGGACAGGGTGCGCGAGGGCATCGCCCCGGAGCTCGTCACCACCGACGCCACCGCCCTGGTCAAACGGGGCGACCTCGACGTCGTCGTCGAGGTCATCGGCGGGATCGAGCCGGCGCGGACGCTGATCACCACCGCGTTCAAGCACGGCGCGTCCGTCGTCTCCGCGAACAAGGCACTGCTCGCCCAGGACGGTGCCGCGCTGCACGCCGTCGCCGAGGAGCACGGCAAGGACCTCTACTACGAGGCCGCCGTCGCCGGTGCCATCCCGCTGATCCGGCCGCTGCGCGAGTCGCTCGCCGGTGACAAGGTCAACCGGGTGCTCGGCATCGTCAACGGCACGACGAACTTCATCCTCGACGCCATGGACACCACCGGCGCCGGCTACCAGGAGGCGCTCGACGAGGCCACCGCGCTCGGGTACGCCGAGGCCGACCCGACCGCCGACGTCGAGGCCTTCGACGCCGCTGCCAAGGCCGCCATCCTCGCCGGGATCGCCTTCCACACGCGCGTGCGCCTCGACGACGTGCACCGTGAGGGCATGACCGAGGTCACGGCCGCCGACTTCGCCTCGGCGCGGGAGATGGGCTGCACCATCAAGCTGCTGGCCATCTGTGAGCGGGCCGCGGACGGTGGATCGGTCACCGCGCGGGTGCATCCGGCGATGATCCCGCTCACCCACCCCCTGGCCTCCGTGCGCGGCGCGTACAACGCCGTCTTCGTGGAGTCGGACGCCTCCGGGCAGCTGATGTTCTACGGGCCCGGCGCCGGCGGGGCGCCCACCGCCTCCGCCGTCCTCGGCGACCTCGTCGCCGTCTGCCGCAACCGGCTCGGCGGGACCACCGGACCGGGTGAGTCCGCCTACGCGGCGCTGCCCGTCTCCCCGATGGGAGAGGCCGTCACGCGCTACCACATCAGCCTCGACGTGGCCGACAAACCGGGTGTTCTCGCCCAGGTCGCGACCGTGTTCGCCGAGCACGGTGTCTCGATCGACACGGTTCGCCAGCAGGGCAAGGACGGGGAGGCCTCCCTCGTCGTCGTCACCCACCGTGCGTCCGACGCGGCCCTCGGCGGCACCGTCGACGTATTGCGCAAGCTCGACACCGTGCGTGGTGTCGCCAGCATCATGCGGGTTGAAGGAGAGTAA
- the lysA gene encoding diaminopimelate decarboxylase: protein MSRSAHPAGPRHADVLPEGRSAASTAPPADLNALDPKVWAQTVSRDADGALTVGGVPVTRLAEEFGTPAYILDETDFRARARAWRTAFGDDADVFYAGKAFLSRAVVRWLHEEGLNLDVCSGGELATALSAGMPADRIAFHGNNKSVAEITRAVEAGVGRIVLDSFQEIVRVAHIAQSRGRRQRVQIRVTVGVEAHTHEFIATAHEDQKFGIPLAGGQAAEAVRRALQLDGLEVIGIHSHIGSQIFDMSGFEVAAHRVVGLLKEVRDEHGVELPEIDLGGGLGIAYTSEDDPREPHEIAKALTEIVTRECESARLATPRISVEPGRAIAGPTAFTVYEVGTVKPLDGLRTYVSVDGGMSDNIRTALYDAEYSVALVSRSSDADPMLCRVVGKHCESGDIVVRDAFLPGDLAPGDLIAVPATGAYCRSMASNYNHVLRPPVVAVADGEARVIVRRETEEDLLRLDVG from the coding sequence ATGAGCCGTTCCGCACATCCCGCCGGGCCCCGTCACGCCGACGTCCTGCCCGAGGGGCGCTCCGCAGCGAGCACAGCACCGCCCGCCGACCTCAACGCCCTCGACCCCAAGGTGTGGGCGCAGACCGTCAGCCGTGACGCCGACGGCGCGCTCACCGTCGGCGGGGTCCCCGTCACGCGGCTCGCCGAGGAGTTCGGCACCCCCGCCTACATCCTCGACGAGACCGACTTCCGGGCCCGCGCGCGGGCCTGGCGCACCGCCTTCGGGGACGACGCCGACGTGTTCTACGCCGGCAAGGCGTTCCTCTCCCGGGCCGTCGTGCGGTGGCTCCACGAGGAAGGGCTGAACCTCGACGTCTGCTCCGGCGGGGAGCTGGCCACCGCCCTGTCCGCCGGAATGCCCGCCGACCGGATCGCCTTCCACGGCAACAACAAGTCCGTGGCCGAGATCACCCGGGCCGTCGAGGCCGGGGTCGGGCGGATCGTGCTCGACTCCTTCCAGGAGATCGTCCGGGTCGCGCACATCGCGCAGTCGCGCGGCAGGCGACAGCGGGTACAGATCCGTGTCACCGTCGGCGTCGAGGCGCACACGCACGAGTTCATCGCCACCGCGCACGAGGACCAGAAGTTCGGGATCCCGCTCGCCGGCGGGCAGGCCGCCGAGGCTGTGCGGCGGGCGCTCCAGCTGGACGGGCTGGAGGTCATCGGCATCCATTCGCACATCGGGTCGCAGATCTTCGACATGTCCGGGTTCGAGGTCGCGGCCCACCGGGTCGTCGGGCTGCTCAAGGAGGTCAGGGACGAGCACGGGGTCGAGCTGCCGGAGATCGACCTCGGCGGTGGTCTCGGCATCGCCTACACCAGCGAGGACGACCCCCGCGAGCCGCACGAGATCGCCAAGGCGCTGACCGAGATCGTCACCCGGGAGTGCGAGTCCGCCCGTCTCGCCACCCCCCGCATCTCCGTCGAACCCGGGCGGGCCATCGCCGGACCGACGGCCTTCACCGTGTACGAGGTCGGCACCGTCAAGCCGCTCGACGGGCTGCGCACGTACGTCTCCGTCGACGGCGGGATGTCGGACAACATCCGCACCGCGCTGTACGACGCCGAGTACAGCGTCGCCCTCGTCTCCCGCAGTTCCGACGCCGACCCGATGCTCTGCCGGGTCGTCGGCAAGCACTGCGAGAGTGGTGACATCGTGGTGCGCGACGCCTTCCTGCCGGGGGACCTGGCGCCGGGCGACCTGATCGCCGTACCGGCCACCGGGGCGTACTGCCGGTCGATGGCGAGCAACTACAACCACGTGCTCCGCCCGCCCGTCGTCGCCGTCGCGGACGGTGAGGCACGGGTGATCGTCCGGCGCGAGACCGAGGAGGACCTCCTCCGCCTCGACGTCGGGTGA
- the nrtL gene encoding ArgS-related anticodon-binding protein NrtL yields the protein MTPVELSRTVLRAVRRAVDDGELSVAVPERVVVAPPGPGGCGEYATNVALRLARPAGRTPQHVAEVLRTRLLRTDGIGDVVITGPGFLNISLCEADVSVALVTEVLGAGDIPYGHLPEGSREPVLLRGAADVRAFVHLDALARTLRAQGHFVRVGFDAPPASEWGAVLGEGGIEGAPLEDEQSADAQDSRPPVTVRPVPAPADPLPLGRDAARWALLRPAARDRPRISGEHLEQRESNPLFRVRYAHARTRALARNAADLGFRPEPGPVGVSGNRPLLTALADHPRVLAAAARHRAPDRLARHLVTVADATQPLLPAVLPLGAEKPSAVHRARLALADAAGTVLADGLSLLGIDAPDHL from the coding sequence GTGACCCCCGTCGAGCTCTCCCGTACCGTGCTGCGCGCGGTACGTCGTGCTGTCGACGACGGGGAGCTGAGCGTGGCCGTGCCCGAGCGGGTCGTCGTCGCGCCGCCGGGGCCCGGGGGGTGCGGGGAGTACGCCACCAACGTCGCCCTTCGGCTGGCCCGTCCGGCCGGCCGGACGCCGCAGCACGTCGCCGAGGTGCTCCGGACCCGCCTTCTACGCACCGACGGCATCGGCGACGTCGTCATCACCGGCCCCGGGTTCCTCAACATCAGCCTGTGTGAGGCCGACGTGTCCGTCGCTCTCGTGACGGAGGTCCTCGGCGCGGGTGACATCCCTTACGGGCATCTCCCCGAGGGGAGCCGGGAGCCCGTGCTGCTGCGTGGCGCGGCCGACGTGCGTGCCTTCGTGCACCTCGATGCGCTGGCCCGGACCCTGCGGGCACAGGGGCATTTCGTACGGGTCGGCTTCGACGCTCCGCCCGCCTCCGAGTGGGGCGCCGTGCTCGGGGAGGGCGGCATCGAGGGCGCCCCTCTCGAGGACGAGCAGAGCGCCGACGCCCAGGACAGCCGCCCCCCCGTCACCGTCCGCCCCGTTCCCGCCCCGGCCGACCCGCTGCCGCTGGGCCGGGACGCCGCGCGCTGGGCGCTGCTGCGGCCCGCGGCGCGCGACCGGCCGCGGATCAGCGGCGAGCACCTGGAGCAGAGGGAGAGCAACCCTCTCTTCCGGGTGCGGTACGCCCACGCCCGCACCCGTGCCCTCGCGCGCAACGCCGCCGACCTCGGGTTCCGCCCCGAGCCCGGCCCCGTCGGAGTGAGCGGAAACCGGCCGCTGCTCACCGCCCTCGCCGACCACCCCCGCGTGCTCGCGGCCGCCGCGCGGCACCGCGCTCCCGACCGGCTCGCCCGGCATCTCGTCACCGTCGCCGATGCCACCCAGCCTCTGCTGCCCGCCGTGCTGCCGCTCGGCGCGGAGAAACCCTCGGCCGTCCACCGCGCCCGGCTCGCGCTCGCCGACGCCGCCGGGACGGTGCTCGCCGACGGCCTGTCCCTGCTCGGCATCGACGCCCCCGACCATCTTTGA
- a CDS encoding response regulator: protein MNRFPRGGGGRCRPVRSRRHPREAEVGKARTRWPVSTYSRVVPGASRRVLVVDDNKVIRQLIRVNLELEGFEVVTAADGAECLEVVHQVRPDLVTLDVAMPRLDGLRTAARLRSDPRTRDLPLAIISACTQCEVESGLDVGVDVFLAKPFDPAELVRLVWQLVDRRRRGASGGGGGTGNGGGLGGAERAAGHAPG, encoded by the coding sequence ATGAACCGTTTTCCGCGGGGTGGGGGAGGCCGGTGTCGCCCTGTGCGTTCGAGGCGCCACCCACGGGAGGCGGAAGTGGGGAAAGCGCGGACGCGGTGGCCGGTCTCGACCTATTCTCGAGTTGTGCCAGGGGCGTCGCGCCGGGTGCTTGTTGTGGACGACAACAAGGTCATCCGGCAGTTGATCAGGGTCAATCTCGAGCTTGAGGGCTTCGAGGTCGTGACCGCGGCCGATGGTGCCGAGTGTCTGGAAGTCGTTCATCAGGTGCGGCCCGACCTGGTCACCCTCGATGTCGCCATGCCGCGGCTCGACGGGCTCAGGACCGCGGCCCGGCTGCGTTCCGATCCCCGGACCCGTGACCTGCCGCTCGCCATCATCAGCGCCTGTACCCAGTGCGAGGTCGAGAGCGGGCTCGATGTCGGCGTTGACGTCTTCCTCGCCAAGCCCTTCGATCCTGCTGAACTCGTGCGGTTGGTCTGGCAGTTGGTCGATCGGCGGAGGCGGGGAGCCAGTGGGGGCGGTGGCGGGACGGGCAACGGCGGTGGCCTCGGGGGTGCCGAGCGGGCCGCCGGGCACGCCCCCGGGTAG
- a CDS encoding ISAs1 family transposase gives MFVPPSSPVAAPACAVPRLEALGEGAAKDQVRCLVAEFESVTDPRGACGVRYRLSSLLALVVCAMTPAGHDSITAAAEWCRRATPEELAAFGLPYHPLLGRYRVPSEKTLRSVLGRLDPGEICAAAYDYLWPLLSAQPRRPEPVMPDGGTEREQRRAHRAAAHADPIRIRRRAIAVDGKCLRGARRPDGSRVFVLSAVRHGDGVTLASREIGAKTNEIPEFAPLLDGIDDADLAGTIVTADALHAPRDHATYLHERGAHYLLTIKNNQRAQARQLHSLPWKKIPVIHRDDARGHGRHEQRLVQVVTVDGLLFPHAAQVLRIQRRRRLYGAKKWSSETVYAITDLPAEEANAAEIASWARGHWTAENTVHWCRDVTFNEDKSQVRTHNTPAVLAALRDLIRSTLKLAGYINTAAGRRAHTERPRVLALYGIT, from the coding sequence GTGTTCGTTCCTCCATCATCCCCTGTCGCTGCCCCCGCTTGCGCGGTGCCCCGCCTGGAAGCCCTCGGCGAGGGGGCCGCCAAGGATCAAGTCCGCTGCCTGGTGGCCGAGTTCGAGTCGGTCACCGATCCGAGAGGGGCTTGCGGGGTGCGGTACCGGCTCTCCTCGCTGCTGGCCCTGGTGGTCTGCGCGATGACACCCGCCGGCCACGACTCGATCACCGCGGCGGCGGAGTGGTGCCGACGCGCGACGCCGGAGGAACTGGCCGCCTTCGGCCTGCCCTACCACCCGCTCCTCGGCCGCTACCGGGTGCCGAGCGAGAAGACCCTGCGCAGCGTCCTGGGACGCCTGGATCCAGGTGAGATCTGTGCGGCGGCCTACGACTACCTTTGGCCCCTGCTGTCCGCACAGCCCCGTCGGCCGGAGCCGGTGATGCCCGACGGCGGCACCGAGCGTGAACAGCGCCGGGCCCACCGGGCAGCCGCCCACGCCGACCCGATACGCATCCGGCGGCGGGCGATCGCGGTGGACGGCAAGTGCCTGCGCGGCGCCCGCCGCCCGGACGGCAGCCGGGTCTTCGTCCTGTCCGCCGTCCGCCACGGCGACGGCGTCACGCTCGCCTCCCGCGAGATCGGCGCGAAGACCAACGAAATCCCCGAGTTCGCACCCCTCCTCGACGGAATCGACGACGCGGACCTCGCGGGGACGATCGTCACCGCCGATGCACTCCATGCCCCACGCGACCACGCCACCTACCTGCACGAACGCGGCGCTCACTACCTGCTGACCATCAAGAACAACCAACGCGCACAAGCCCGTCAGCTCCACTCCCTGCCCTGGAAGAAGATCCCCGTGATCCACCGTGACGACGCCCGGGGCCACGGCCGACACGAGCAGCGGCTCGTGCAGGTCGTCACCGTCGACGGCCTGCTCTTCCCGCACGCGGCCCAGGTCCTGCGCATCCAGCGCAGACGCCGCCTCTACGGCGCGAAGAAGTGGTCCAGCGAGACCGTCTACGCGATCACCGACCTGCCCGCCGAGGAAGCGAACGCCGCCGAGATCGCGTCCTGGGCTCGCGGGCACTGGACCGCGGAAAACACCGTCCACTGGTGCCGAGATGTCACCTTCAACGAGGACAAGTCCCAGGTCAGGACCCACAACACGCCCGCCGTACTCGCAGCCCTCCGCGACCTGATCCGCAGCACACTCAAGCTCGCGGGTTACATCAACACCGCCGCCGGACGACGAGCCCACACCGAACGCCCCCGCGTCCTCGCCCTCTACGGCATCACATGA